A genomic window from Flavobacterium johnsoniae includes:
- a CDS encoding Crp/Fnr family transcriptional regulator, whose translation MKSIFQSIQDFSADELNLLDDLITFRTLKKGELLLTENQVCNEIVFIKKGILRSFFVNHKGDEITNCFAFENEFMASFASFITEEKAEENIQALTDTELQILDRKALEKLYKSGFNWQETGRKLTELEFVNLHKRMVSFQKLSGAERYEELYQNHQKYIQLIPLQYLASYLGITPRHLSRIRKAIV comes from the coding sequence ATGAAATCAATTTTTCAGTCCATTCAAGATTTTTCTGCTGACGAATTAAATCTTTTAGATGATTTAATTACGTTTCGAACCTTAAAAAAAGGAGAATTGTTATTGACTGAAAATCAAGTTTGCAATGAAATTGTTTTTATAAAAAAAGGAATTCTTCGTTCCTTTTTTGTTAATCATAAAGGTGACGAAATCACCAATTGTTTTGCTTTCGAAAATGAATTTATGGCATCTTTTGCCAGTTTTATTACAGAAGAAAAAGCAGAAGAAAATATTCAAGCTTTAACCGATACAGAATTACAGATTCTCGATAGGAAAGCTTTAGAAAAACTATACAAATCGGGTTTTAACTGGCAAGAGACGGGTAGAAAACTAACCGAATTAGAATTTGTAAACCTGCATAAAAGAATGGTTTCTTTTCAGAAATTATCTGGTGCAGAACGTTACGAAGAATTGTATCAAAATCATCAAAAATACATACAGTTAATTCCATTGCAATATTTAGCTTCTTACTTAGGAATTACGCCAAGACATTTAAGCAGAATTCGAAAAGCCATAGTTTAG
- a CDS encoding NAD(P)H-dependent oxidoreductase has product MKKILIINGHPNAESFNFGIAESYKNGALASNAQVETIVINDLKFNPNLQFGYQKRTELEPDLLEAWQKIQNAEHLVWIHPVWWGGLPAITKGFIDRLFLPGMAFQYRENSVWWDKLLKGKTAHIITTLDQPSWYYRLFFGRPSVNQLKKSTLEFCGIKPVKVSYIGIIKGSEESQRKKWLEKVYNFGLQNK; this is encoded by the coding sequence ATGAAAAAAATACTGATTATAAACGGGCATCCAAACGCTGAAAGTTTCAATTTCGGAATTGCAGAATCTTATAAAAATGGCGCTTTAGCTTCTAATGCTCAAGTGGAAACTATAGTAATTAACGATTTAAAATTCAACCCAAATCTTCAATTCGGTTATCAAAAACGAACAGAACTAGAACCTGATCTTCTAGAGGCTTGGCAGAAAATACAAAATGCAGAACATTTAGTTTGGATTCATCCTGTTTGGTGGGGCGGACTTCCTGCAATTACCAAAGGATTTATTGATCGTTTGTTTTTACCTGGAATGGCGTTTCAATACCGTGAAAATTCGGTTTGGTGGGATAAACTCCTAAAAGGCAAAACCGCACATATTATTACCACTTTAGATCAGCCGAGTTGGTATTATAGATTATTTTTTGGAAGACCAAGTGTTAATCAATTAAAGAAATCTACTTTAGAATTCTGTGGTATAAAACCAGTTAAAGTTAGTTATATCGGAATCATTAAAGGATCTGAGGAATCTCAAAGAAAAAAATGGCTCGAAAAAGTCTACAATTTCGGTCTCCAAAATAAATAA